ATCCAACTCTCACTGGGAATACAAGGGGACCCTTTTTCAACTTGGTTAAGATGTTGACATGTAAAGAAATTAGTTATTAGTATTATAGAATGTGTTGTTCGTGGCACCTATCCTTATTACAATCTTTAAGAAATTAAATTGTTAGGAAAAAAGTTGAACCATTTCAATGCATAGTCAAGAAAAGGTCGGTTACTGCTCATTTGAGTTACTTCGTCACCCTTTTCAATAAATTTTTAGTTTGACTTTGTTATCTAATTACGAATTATTCACCTAACACTTTCCATTCTTCGTGCCAAACGAGCTATAAAGATGTTTTTCATaggatgaaaatatattttatgaaaataaataattttactagtaatatatatttatacttttGGTACAGAACTTAATTAGCTCATGCATGCTATAAATACCCTTTCTAGCTAGCCACTATTATCATCACAAACCAACTTTAATTAGCCATAGTATTGTTAACTTTTCTCTCATCTTTATAAGAATTTCATTAACACCATCAACAAGATCATATTCATCAATTCTTGATGGAATACTCAACAAGTACTCTCATCAACTCATTTCAACCTAAAGAAAAACACACAACCTTATTCAACCACCAAATTTCAGCAAGAATCCGTCTAGCCACAGAACAAGACGTGCCACATCTTCACAAACTTGTTACACAAATGGCAGAGTGCCATGGCCTATCACATATATTCACTACCACTGAGACATCACTTTACAACAatttattcaaatcatcaaatcCACCTTTTCTCTCTCCAACTGCCCTTATCTTAGAAATTTCTCCTAACCCTTTTCCTCAAATCACAAAATTATCCGACCATAGTACTACTACAAATTTCGTCCCTATTATCAAGAACAATTACAATCTTgataatttggaaattttggacccaGAACTCAAGACTTATAGGTCCAAATTTAATGGTCatgagaataataataataattgtgaCGTTTATGTAGCGGGACATGTACTTGTTTTTCCTAACTACAATGGTTTTTTTGAGAAGCCTGGTTTATATCTAGACCAAATATTTGTAAGGAAATGTTATAGAAGGATGAGGTTTGGAAAATTGTTATTTTCTGCTGTTGCAATGCAAGCTGAGAAAATGGGATTGGGGATGGTGGATTGGCATGTGGCTGATTGGAATGAAGAAACTATTAATTTCTATGAGAAAATGGGAGCTCATTATATTCCTGAATATAGGCTTTATAAATTGTATGGTGATCAACTTCAAGCATATGGCAAGAAATCAGACTGATGATATATAAGTACTAGTTCTTTTGTTTTCTCTATAAATTTGTTGTACTATTACTAGAATTGATGTAGTTTTTTCCtttaagccgagggtctatcgaaACCAACCATAATAGGATAGAGTCTGCGTACGCATTATTTTTCAGATCCTACTTGTAGAATCACACTGcctatgttgttgttgtagtaattGATGTATGCTTTTAGCACCCCCTGCATTGTATTCCTTATGTACTTAATTAAGTCATGTTTCTGCCATCTTAATCTCTATTAAGTTTATTAGGAATATTATAGTGATGTTACATGGTTGACTTCTTGGGAAAAATCTAGTGACACACAAATTAGGGTTAATTGTTTCAGATTTTTGTTAGGGACGTGTCCAGCtgcttatatattttttaagaaagatTGTTCGTTTTTCGAATCAATGTTGAAGATGAGCATCTGCCCAACCCACCACCCCTCACATATACACAGACACACAAAAATCAAGTGCAAaaacttataaaaataattaaatgatggGAAtgtatggaaaaaaaattatactctcTCCATCTCAATACACTTGTCGTGTTTTCCATTTACACGttccttaaaaaaatattaattaggatTGATGTTTGACTACTTTACTCTTATTCATATCTTAAGATATAACTTATCTTAATTGAATAAATActctatttatatattataattgaggTATTTGTAGTCTTCAAAAACAATTACTACTAAGAgttaaatggaaaaaaaaattaattttatttttaacttctaaaaatgaattattttgAGACAAATGACATCTTTAGTAAACCATTAACTggtcttttaaaaaaagatagtttCAAATGGTCACTAGCTGCTACTGACGCTTTTGAACAAATGCATGATTTAGAATAAATTGatttgatgaatttaataacacAAATGCATGATTTAGAAtaaattgatttggtttgagTTAATATGTAAGTACTTTTTACCTTCGCTCCTGCTTACCGTATTCTCGAGTGTGgctcaaaaaaattattgaccTAAACTCAA
The genomic region above belongs to Solanum dulcamara chromosome 5, daSolDulc1.2, whole genome shotgun sequence and contains:
- the LOC129890685 gene encoding L-ornithine N5-acetyltransferase NATA1-like — encoded protein: MAECHGLSHIFTTTETSLYNNLFKSSNPPFLSPTALILEISPNPFPQITKLSDHSTTTNFVPIIKNNYNLDNLEILDPELKTYRSKFNGHENNNNNCDVYVAGHVLVFPNYNGFFEKPGLYLDQIFVRKCYRRMRFGKLLFSAVAMQAEKMGLGMVDWHVADWNEETINFYEKMGAHYIPEYRLYKLYGDQLQAYGKKSD